Proteins from a genomic interval of Pseudodesulfovibrio nedwellii:
- a CDS encoding metallophosphoesterase family protein encodes MSRIAVMSDIHANFEALKAVLADLDGFAVDAVYCLGDQIGYGPQPQECVDLLRERGVKCLMGNHEQGLINIYYLRGFNQPAADALRKTREMISEETYQWLVSRPKSMVEYGCRFVHGTPPDVVAEYLWKHEKNMGEVFAHYSEDICFAGHTHDLTRYVHQGGVSEKLLLCQGDTPLEPDMRHLVNIGAVGQPRDGDNRAKYGLFDVESRLLTMRFVEYDIQKTVDRIREHGFHCSFGDRLW; translated from the coding sequence ATGAGTCGAATTGCCGTCATGTCGGATATTCATGCCAATTTTGAGGCATTGAAAGCAGTGCTAGCGGACCTTGATGGGTTTGCAGTGGACGCGGTGTATTGTCTGGGCGACCAGATTGGATATGGGCCGCAGCCGCAGGAATGTGTAGATTTGCTTCGCGAACGAGGGGTCAAGTGCCTCATGGGCAACCATGAACAGGGACTGATTAATATTTATTATCTGCGAGGGTTCAACCAGCCTGCTGCGGATGCCTTGCGCAAGACTCGTGAGATGATTTCCGAAGAGACTTACCAATGGCTCGTGTCTCGCCCCAAGAGCATGGTGGAATATGGGTGTCGGTTTGTCCACGGCACGCCGCCGGATGTCGTGGCCGAGTACCTGTGGAAACATGAAAAGAACATGGGCGAAGTCTTTGCCCATTATTCAGAAGATATCTGTTTTGCGGGTCATACCCACGATTTGACTCGATATGTTCACCAAGGGGGGGTATCTGAAAAGCTTCTTCTCTGCCAAGGGGACACCCCGCTTGAACCCGACATGCGGCATCTGGTGAATATCGGAGCCGTTGGTCAGCCGCGAGACGGTGACAATCGGGCCAAATACGGGCTTTTTGATGTTGAATCCCGCCTTTTGACCATGCGTTTTGTCGAATACGACATCCAGAAAACCGTGGATCGCATACGCGAACACGGCTTTCATTGCTCTTTTGGTGACCGCCTCTGGTAA
- a CDS encoding OmpA family protein: protein MKKITLLIFSLLLLVGCGQKVVLLPDLDGHVGQVTVTAHSGETVTLNQANQTVSGKDDVYTMSESEVQSAFSEALAAQPEPTTRFLLYFFSDSTKLKAESETMLSEIMESYRTRSSTDVSIIGHTDTVGEKQYNYDLSLRRALSIKKKLMKDGMPADVIQTTSHGETNPLIPTPDGKREPKNRRVEVLVR, encoded by the coding sequence ATGAAAAAAATCACCTTGCTCATTTTCAGTTTATTGCTGTTGGTCGGATGCGGTCAAAAAGTTGTTCTTCTGCCTGATCTGGATGGACATGTCGGACAGGTTACCGTGACTGCCCATTCAGGCGAAACAGTGACTCTGAACCAAGCCAATCAGACTGTCAGCGGGAAAGATGACGTATATACAATGTCAGAAAGCGAAGTTCAGTCTGCCTTTTCAGAGGCATTGGCTGCCCAGCCGGAGCCGACTACGCGGTTCCTGCTGTACTTCTTCAGTGATTCAACCAAGCTCAAAGCTGAATCCGAAACGATGCTTTCTGAAATCATGGAAAGTTATCGGACGCGCTCATCCACCGACGTCTCAATAATCGGCCACACCGATACGGTCGGTGAAAAGCAATACAATTATGATCTTTCGCTCAGGCGGGCGCTCAGTATTAAAAAGAAACTTATGAAAGACGGAATGCCTGCGGATGTAATCCAGACCACATCCCACGGGGAAACCAATCCTCTGATCCCGACGCCGGATGGCAAGAGGGAACCCAAGAACAGACGTGTAGAGGTACTTGTCAGGTAG